The following are from one region of the Nicotiana tabacum cultivar K326 chromosome 3, ASM71507v2, whole genome shotgun sequence genome:
- the LOC107811232 gene encoding transcription factor bHLH18-like — MDMSSATWWSEMERTNMNDHSFINNNHSQMMTPFNELPFNKPFSSCNYVYSSSPSANTTTVATNHFENLNYTSVKTELTSGTTLNFSSSVSTDSDDFGDSQNLIQALGFGAADTTTTTQKKSYNRTSLQAQDHVVAERKRRERLTQRFIALSTLIPNLKKLDKASVLGDAIKYIKQLEEQVKTLEEKAKNCSEESVVAVKRARVLSSYDDYSSSSDENSSISTDRSFPDIEVRVSDGNFMISIYCKKQSGIIKEIYNEVEKLHLSIISSSVMPFGYNTTHMTIIALIDYKLSMTPNHVANRIRAVMMKEEDTTITA; from the exons ATGGATATGTCATCGGCTACATGGTGGTCTGAAATG GAGAGGACTAATATGAATGATCATTCCTTTATCAACAATAATCACAGCCAGATGATGACCCCATTTAATGAATTGCCTTTCAACAAGCCCTTCTCCTCTTGCAACTATGTCTACTCCAGTTCGCCATCAGCCAACACTACTACTGTTGCCACAAACCACTTTGAAAATTTGAACTACACCTCAGTCAAGACTGAGTTGACATCTGGAACTACCCTAAACTTCTCGTCTTCAGTTTCTACGGATTCTGATGATTTTGGTGATAGCCAAAATCTAATCCAGGCCTTGGGATTTGGTGCTGCtgatactactactactacacaGAAGAAGAGTTACAATAGGACTAGTTTGCAGGCACAAGACCACGTTGTGGCAGAAAGAAAACGAAGAGAACGCCTCACTCAACGCTTTATAGCTTTATCTACCCTCATCCCTAACCTCAAGAAG TTGGACAAAGCATCAGTACTCGGAGATGCGATCAAATATATAAAACAACTGGAAGAACAAGTAAAAACTCTCGAGGAAAAAGCCAAGAATTGTAGCGAGGAATCGGTGGTTGCAGTGAAGAGAGCTCGTGTTCTCTCCAGTTATGATGACTACTCCTCGTCTTCTGATGAAAACTCCAGCATTAGCACAGATCGATCATTTCCAGATATTGAAGTTAGAGTTTCAGATGGGAATTTTATGATTAGTATTTACTGCAAAAAGCAAAGTGGGATAATAAAGGAAATATACAACGAAGTAGAAAAGCTTCATCTTTCTATCATTAGCTCCAGCGTTATGCCTTTTGGCTACAACACCACACACATGACCATTATTGCTCTG ATTGATTATAAGTTGAGTATGACACCAAATCATGTTGCGAATAGAATCCGTGCGGTTATGATGAAAGAAGAAGACACCACTATTACAGCATAG